The proteins below are encoded in one region of Bacillota bacterium:
- the phoU gene encoding phosphate signaling complex protein PhoU, producing the protein MDRKFTQELDRIISELLKMGQNAEDYIDDAVQALRTKDIEAAKELITRDDIIDSSLIVIEDSLVRLAGIKRMLPKDARTHLAIAKIAGDLERIGDYATNIAEVVLLLKNEAYIKPLVHIPELSDVALSMLHTALKAFINQDVDLADAVCRKDDQADDLLSEIEAELMELVGRGVNSNQANQAYALITVARHLERVADLATNISEETIYMVTGNRVKY; encoded by the coding sequence ATGGATAGAAAGTTTACCCAGGAGCTAGATCGCATTATCTCTGAACTACTGAAAATGGGACAAAATGCCGAAGATTACATCGACGATGCGGTACAGGCCCTGCGAACCAAGGACATAGAGGCTGCCAAGGAGCTAATCACCCGTGACGACATCATCGACAGCAGCCTCATCGTGATTGAAGACAGCCTCGTGCGCCTCGCCGGGATCAAGAGGATGTTACCCAAGGATGCCCGCACTCATCTGGCCATCGCCAAAATCGCCGGAGATTTGGAGCGAATAGGCGACTACGCCACCAATATCGCGGAGGTTGTGCTGCTGCTTAAGAACGAGGCATATATCAAACCGCTGGTCCACATTCCAGAGCTGTCCGATGTGGCCCTGTCGATGCTGCATACCGCGCTCAAGGCCTTTATTAACCAAGATGTCGATTTAGCTGACGCGGTATGCCGCAAAGACGACCAGGCCGATGACCTGCTGAGCGAAATCGAAGCTGAACTAATGGAGCTTGTTGGCCGAGGCGTTAACAGCAACCAAGCCAACCAAGCCTATGCCCTGATTACCGTGGCTCGACATCTGGAAAGAGTAGCGGACTTGGCTACCAATATCAGCGAAGAAACTATTTATATGGTAACCGGCAACCGGGTAAAGTACTAA
- a CDS encoding DUF2935 domain-containing protein: MAHRSFTGTLLAEMTFWLGILRDHTQFILVNLSPTEGTLVKRVLELRSIFLELYEEVKELRVTGSPGVPPALVRRVLASTDELIAFKRELLERQLHCRIALNQPPTFTQHMINEAEEFVDILSRPKPQRPQSWLEEHLLWLPDAWGHAAYIAAGLDSRETSLIGTAMEYKQVFAQLYLKAEEIDTMIGKEPEPLPVLREFNAQVIAEMQEWQGFLVYLRDQLTECRILSWLSPLVPDHMAREAQYYLEKIR, from the coding sequence ATGGCCCATCGCTCTTTTACAGGAACACTGCTAGCTGAGATGACCTTTTGGTTGGGTATTCTGCGGGATCACACCCAGTTTATCCTCGTCAATCTATCCCCCACCGAAGGGACATTGGTGAAGAGGGTATTGGAGCTGAGGAGTATCTTCCTGGAGCTCTATGAGGAAGTGAAGGAGTTGCGAGTTACTGGGTCGCCCGGTGTACCCCCTGCCTTGGTAAGAAGGGTGTTGGCGTCCACCGATGAATTGATCGCCTTTAAGAGGGAGCTGTTGGAGCGGCAACTCCATTGTCGGATTGCGTTGAACCAACCACCGACCTTCACGCAGCATATGATCAATGAGGCCGAGGAGTTTGTCGATATCCTGTCAAGGCCCAAGCCCCAACGACCCCAGAGCTGGTTGGAGGAGCACCTGTTGTGGCTGCCCGATGCCTGGGGGCATGCCGCCTACATTGCTGCTGGGTTAGACAGCCGGGAGACATCTTTGATTGGTACCGCCATGGAGTACAAGCAGGTCTTTGCCCAGTTGTATCTCAAGGCCGAAGAGATAGATACCATGATTGGGAAGGAACCGGAGCCCCTTCCGGTACTGAGGGAATTCAATGCTCAGGTGATTGCAGAGATGCAGGAGTGGCAAGGATTTCTGGTGTATTTGCGGGATCAACTTACCGAATGTCGGATCTTGAGCTGGCTGTCACCCCTTGTTCCCGACCATATGGCCAGGGAGGCGCAGTATTATCTAGAGAAAATTCGATAG